The genome window ATTGAAGGTAAGTTCAAGCAAGTTAGTTGGGAAAGTTTTCTGCAAACAACTTCTGccaaacagagaaagaaaaaaaaacttaggcTAATTTCATGAACCACAATAATTCGAtgggtattttaaaaaaaaggaaagtcaGCAATCCGTATGGCTTTGTTGCATCATGGCTGCCGAAAAGTCTGACTGGGGTGACGGGAAATTTGGGGGAGGGTGCCACGTAAGGGAACGAGGGGAGGGAGTGGCAGGGTCGTCATTATGAAGGGAGGGAGGGGCGAAACGGAGTAGCGGAGTCCGATGTGGATAAAATCAGGAGAGGGGGTGGGGAGTAGAGAGTAGGGCCGTCTTTTTCGGTTTTCCTCGTTCAATCCAAACCCCACTGTTTGCCAATTCCCAGCCACTTTTCACACAGGGGTGGGTGACGTGGGTGTGGGGGCGACGGTGATGTGGGTCCCAAGCGAGCGGGTTGATTGGGTGGATGGGAGCCACGTCGGACAGAGGGGACGGTGGGACCCGCATTATCTGGAAAGGCGTGTTTCGCGGCGGGTGTCGTGTCGTGTCGTATCGTATCGGAGAGTGTCGTGGTCAATGCGTGTGGAATGGGCGTGCCAATCTCACTCGTCCTTATCCTTTAAAAGAGAAAAGCGGGGAGCGGGTGGGGCCCACACGCGCCTCCCCCCGTCTCTGCCTCTTATTGGAATGTTCCCTATCGCTTATCCTGTTATTTCTTTCCTGCCTCCCATCTCAACTATCCcacttttctttaaattttaaatatttgttgacGATAATGCTTAAAGACTTGGTTAGAGGGAGAGGTGTGAAAATAATGGTATTATGGGCGCCGGGTCAAGGATTGTTCAAAGAAGCCTGAGTGGATGTTTGTGGAATCTTCTACCTTTGTCTCCTTTTATCAGACCCATCCCCCCTTTCTTTTTTGAGATGATTTGGGATTAGGTTGAGGAGTTGGCTCAGGGATAAGTCCTGAAACTTGACAGTAAGACCGAGCCGCAATCTTGGACCCTTCATTTGAAGTGTTGCCGTATTGGGAGTGTTAGGGGTTTCCGTTGGTCATCAATCCATCTCATTGGGCCCAAGAATGAAAGCCTTAGATTATCTTCTTGCTTGTAACCTTTGATTTCCGCCCAAGAATGACTTGTATGCTTTGGGCCTATATAAGCCTGATCTCAGCTCTAGGCCCAATATGATCATGATTTTGACGAGGTCTATTTCAATCACTCTCATTAAAGATGAAGCCAAGTCACTGCCTTGACGGAACATCAAATCGACACTTATTTGGTTTTATCTTCAACTAGAATTTTCTTAAATCGAAAATCAATCTTTGTAGAGATTTCCATGTCCTTTTCATATCTTGGATTTGACAAGTATACCATTAAAATAGACTAAATTGTTAAGCGGTCAAGCCACATGTCACACAAGGAGGACAGTAAAAGGACCAAGCAAACTTTTGGGTTAGGTTGGGCCTGCTAGTGATGGGCTTAGCTGGGCTCAATTGTTCTCAAGTTTAAAGTACGGTTAGTTCCACGCAAAACTTTAAGGCCCAATCTACCTAGGTCAGGCCCACATCCATGCTAGAATGATCAAGGCTAAAACCCAATAGACAAGACTGTACAAATATTTCTCGTACAAATTCCAGGCATAAAttatcatatgaaaaaaaattgttgagtATTGAGGATGTGAAAATATCGTGGAGACTGAATTAGACTGTTACTGAAAAAATGATGAATCTCTTGAGCTGATCAGAATCAGGGGGGTGGGCGCAATGCCAGGACCAGGTCCGCACATGATGTACGCGCTGGGGTCGAGCCTAGGGCTCATGTCCACCTCCAATGGCCGGTTCAGCCCTCACCACTCTCTTGCCTACGCCATCAACGCCTTCTTCGGCCCCGACCTCGGCTCCTTCTCCGAGTGGCTCACTTCCACCCTTGGCTTTGGTCACTCCTTCGGCTCCGCGCTGGCCGATGTAATCCACGACCCCTTCTTCTACATCGTGATTCTGGGCCttcctctctcttttctctaCTCTTGGCTCTCCAGGGTTCTTCTCCAAAGGGGTTTTCTGGATTCCGTTTCAGGGGTCTGTTCTTTTCTACTTAATTGGAAGTTTGTTttctatcttattttatttccttggTAGGGGTTTGGAAAGTttgaatttggatcatttgggttgttttggattttagttctgttgtttgAGTTCGGTTGACGAATATAGAATCTGggttttttgcatttttccATCTCAGTTTGTTATTTCATATTGTTGATTAAATATCGGGGCTTTGAAATATTGGATTTGGAGTATCTTAtcagggtttagggtttagggtttgggttgtTCGTGTTCAGTTTAGGGATTTGTGATCTTGGTTTTCCAATTTACGGACCAATttgttttcttatcttttttattaaatattggGGTATTGTGATGTTGAATTTGGAGTTTCTGATCAGGGTTTGGGAATGTTGGATTAGTTTGGAAATGGTAGTTGAGTTCTGAATTTGAATGTAGTGAATAAGCAAAATCACAAATAAGTATCAGTTGAATGTTCTTAGAAGTTGGAGATATTTTAATTGCATAATGTGCCATGAAGTACACTTGGAAATCCATGAACAGATGAGAAGGGTTCCAAATTGGCCAAGAAAGTATAAACCCAGATTCAGCCTAATACAACTAGTAATCAGTTTGATTCAGTTTCAACTTTTCCTATCTATGCATTGACAACTCTACTCTTCATGCACACAGTAGCATTCTCATCATGATTTTAAGAGACTTATTAAAATGTTTCATCACCATAGTAGTATTATTATGTGTATACTACAAGGGTTGAGAACTGCAAATGTAAGTTTTATTACTTGTGTGGGTGTTATGGTCCAGGTACCCCTTACTAGAAGGCAATGCTTGTTGTTGATATCGGCTGGTTCTTTATCACACTTTTTCTTGGACCACTTGTTTGAGGTAGTACACAGGGCTATTGTCTAAGTTTTTTCGTTTAGAATTATGATCTCATGATTCTGTTCTATGAATTTTATGGATATTGCATGTGAGGCTGGTTGTGTTAAGATGAGGTGGGttgttttcaaatgtttttttatctAAGACATAGGTGACTCTTGATGAGAATGAAGATGATGGATACTTATGCTATGCTTGGTTCTTGGAAAGATTGAAGGAGAACTCTATTTTAGGGAAACTCTATTTtgtttccctcacattttccttcaaactttccaggaaccaaacatagccttaaaaaTGGAACTAGAGAAGCTTTGAGAATTATGAGGACATGTAGTAATGTTTTAAAGGTGGGTGCTATTCCAATTGAGGCTAGGAAAATTTATGAATTATGTTATGGCATATCTTGATGAACTAAGCTCTTTGTGCCATGAATTGAACAATTTGGCATCCTTTGGTCTTATAACTCATTAATGCATTTGCAGAAgtttaagaaattaattttgatgCTTTAGGCTTCCAACCTATACTATGAAAAGCCTGTACAGCTCAAGCAAAAATGCCATTTGGTTCAACCTTGGATCAAAAGGGCACCTCAACCTTTCTTAGCGATGATATCTGGAAgtttcaataaaacaatttcatGCTTGTACGGGAAAGATTTCCTTCATTTTGAGATGGATCTTTTTATTGGAAAGTAGGTATTCTGGCTAGGGAAATAGTTGAGGATGCGTAAAGTATTTAAATGCAGCACAAAGGCATTGCATGGAGATGATCACCAATTCCGTAGAGCCTTCTGTTTTCTTTGCTAATTAATGAATTTGCTGACATGAGCTTCAAATGGATTGATCATAAGTTGCTTTCTAAATGTATAGGAAAATGGACATTCTTCCATGTATACTTGGATATTGAGCACTGGTTGGTGGAAGAACCGTGCACCTGTCAATCCTGACGCTGTTGTAGTAGTTGGCTTCTTATGTGCTTCTCTAATTGGCGGCTTCATGTACATCAACAGGTGTTGTTTCTGTGACATTAAATATTCACTCTTGCCTAGCTTTATTTCAGGCAGTAGTGTCACATTTTTTCATAGGATCAATGTGATTAGCACCCTCATGTTGCTTAAATTTTCTATCCTGCAGATTGAAGCCCTCGAAGTCCATTAAGAAACAAACGAGTCAATCGGTGAAACTTATTGTGATCATTGCAACCCTTTACTGTTTATGGTGTGCTAGCCAGATATACTGGGTAAATCCCCGTCGGGCAGCAGTTGGTGAAGAGGCTGATCTAGGAGTCCTTGTATTTTTagctatttatttctttcttccacaCACTTTCTGCATAATGTCCATGAATCCAAAAGATCATTTTGACATGGAGCAACTCCCAATTTGACAACATTATCATTACGACATTTGGGAACATCACACTTCTGCCTGAGGTACGATGACTTGTGAAGCAATGGTTCCCTTGTCCATTGGACCTGGCCTCCCATGATTCGTTGTCTAACCGCTTAGAAGTtgtaattgattattttttgtttttgcaagTTTATACATCTGTAAAGGGACTGAACCCAGGTTCTAAGCCATCATGATAGAGTGtgatattcttttttttccttttacccTTGTTGAATACTGCATTGAAGAAATAATgactttattttccttgttgcTCTTGCCAGTGAATGAGATTTGCTATTTAAGCCGTTTGAGATGAGATAgtccctttgttttttttaaacttttgagTCTACTCTTGACAACATTTCATGTTCCtccaaaatgaacaaaatggagCTCTAAAGCTATCAGTTCTGACACTGAATTAAAGATCATAATCAACTCAAAACTAATACTGAGCATTTTA of Vitis vinifera cultivar Pinot Noir 40024 chromosome 17, ASM3070453v1 contains these proteins:
- the LOC100256944 gene encoding uncharacterized protein LOC100256944 isoform X1, with amino-acid sequence MPGPGPHMMYALGSSLGLMSTSNGRFSPHHSLAYAINAFFGPDLGSFSEWLTSTLGFGHSFGSALADVIHDPFFYIVILGLPLSFLYSWLSRVLLQRGFLDSVSGVPLTRRQCLLLISAGSLSHFFLDHLFEENGHSSMYTWILSTGWWKNRAPVNPDAVVVVGFLCASLIGGFMYINRLKPSKSIKKQTSQSVKLIVIIATLYCLWCASQIYWVNPRRAAVGEEADLGVLVFLAIYFFLPHTFCIMSMNPKDHFDMEQLPI
- the LOC100256944 gene encoding uncharacterized protein LOC100256944 isoform X2, which encodes MPGPGPHMMYALGSSLGLMSTSNGRFSPHHSLAYAINAFFGPDLGSFSEWLTSTLGFGHSFGSALADVIHDPFFYIVILGLPLSFLYSWLSRVLLQRGFLDSVSGENGHSSMYTWILSTGWWKNRAPVNPDAVVVVGFLCASLIGGFMYINRLKPSKSIKKQTSQSVKLIVIIATLYCLWCASQIYWVNPRRAAVGEEADLGVLVFLAIYFFLPHTFCIMSMNPKDHFDMEQLPI